The Platichthys flesus chromosome 10, fPlaFle2.1, whole genome shotgun sequence genome includes a window with the following:
- the asmt2 gene encoding acetylserotonin O-methyltransferase 2, translated as MAEHLSQSELDYPFKLLEYFNGFRVSKVIFSACELGVFDLLLTSPEPLSAPHVARELSTSVDGIERLLDALVGIEILEVETKDGTAVYSSTDVASLYLARGSAKSLHDMIVYQSQTIYPLWNNMVDAVREGKNQNEKTFGLPSADIFKAIYRSEEEMLKFMGLMNSSWVLDGHDIVTAFNLSGFQTIVDLGGCTGALAREMATAYPSSSVTVFDLPQVVETAQRHFSQEDDTIVFQTGDFFDGDVPAADLYVLARIIHDWPEEKCVTLLKKIYDTCKPGGGVLLVEAMLFENRRGPIMAQIFSLNMLVQAEGRERPPSEYTRLLKTSGFLNVQVCRTGKSYDAILATR; from the exons ATGGCTGAACATCTGTCCCAGAGCGAGCTCGACTACCCCTTCAAACTTCTGGAGTATTTCAACGGGTTCAGGGTCTCCAAG GTGATCTTCTCAGCGTGTGAGCTCGGGGTGTTCGATCTCCTGCTGACGTCCCCGGAGCCGCTCAGCGCGCCGCACGTGGCCCGCGAGCTGAGCACCAGCGTGGACGGGATCGAGCGGCTGCTGGACGCCCTGGTGGGCATCGAGATCCTGGAGGTGGAGACCAAAGATGGGacgg CTGTTTACAGCAGCACCGATGTGGCGAGCCTCTACTTGGCCAGAGGCAGCGCCAAGTCTCTCCACGACATGATCGTCTACCAGTCCCAGACCATCTACCCCCTGTGGAACAACATGGTGGACGCCGTCAG GGAGGGGAAGAACCAGAATGAAAAGACCTTCGGCCTCCCCTCAGCGGACATCTTCAAAGCTATCTACAG ATcggaggaggagatgctgaaGTTCATGGGTCTGATGAACTCCTCCTGGGTTCTGGACGGACACGACATCGTGACAGCGTTCAACCTCTCCGGCTTTCAGACAATCGTGGATCTCGGAG GATGCACTGGGGCTCTGGCTCGAGAGATGGCGACGGCGTACCCGTCCTCCTCCGTCACCGTGTTCGACCTCCCGCAGGTCGTGGAGACGGCTCAGAGACATTTCTCCCAGGAGGACGATACCATTGTGTTTCAGACCG GAGATTTCTTCGATGGAGATGTTCCTGCTGCTGACTTGTACGTTCTGGCCAGAATCATTCACGACTGGCCGGAGGAGAAGTGTGTGACGCTGCTGAAGAAGATCTACGACACCTGCAAACCAG GTGGGGGCGTCCTGCTGGTGGAGGCCATGCTGTTTGAGAACCGCCGAGGCCCCATCATGGCTCAGATCTTCTCCCTCAACATGCTGGTGCAGGCGGAGGGCCGCGAGCGCCCCCCCTCCGAGTACACCCGCCTGCTGAAGACCAGCGGCTTCCTGAATGTTCAGGTGTGTCGGACCGGGAAGTCCTACGACGCCATCCTGGCCACCAGATGA